One Cucumis sativus cultivar 9930 chromosome 1, Cucumber_9930_V3, whole genome shotgun sequence DNA segment encodes these proteins:
- the LOC101220949 gene encoding protein JINGUBANG produces MGIMEYHQTFHNSDTYFDQSYSSSSFSTSSSSSCQTTFKGHSSYISSLTLAGKFLYSGSSDREIRSWRRNLSQNCEENQEEFQNNMVTAGHGAVKSLVVSSDKLYSAHQDHKIRVWKIFNDFDHHQKYTRLATLPTLGDRTAKLLTPNNQVQIRRHKKCTWVHHVDTVSALALSNDESLLYSVSWDRTLKIWRTSDFKCLESVAGAHDDAINAVALAGDGDVYTGSTDKRIKVWRKNPDGKRHFLVQTLEKHSSGINALALTEDGSVLFSGACDRSVLVWEKEEGGGLMELVGVLRGHSKAILCLAVVLNFVCSGSADKTIRIWKKAVAGNYVCLRVLEGHNGPVKCLAAAVDRFNPNDSSFMVYSGSLDCDIKAWQISVPLA; encoded by the coding sequence ATGGGAATTATGGAATACCATCAAACTTTTCATAATTCTGATACATATTTTGATCAATcttactcttcttcttcattttctacttcttcgtcttcttcatgTCAAACTACTTTCAAAGGCCATTCTTCTTACATCTCTTCTCTAACTCTCGCCGGAAAGTTTCTCTACTCGGGTTCCTCCGACAGAGAAATCCGATCATGGAGACGAAACTTATCGCAAAATTGTGAAGAAAATCAGGAAGAATTCCAAAACAATATGGTTACAGCCGGACATGGTGCAGTCAAATCCCTTGTGGTTTCTTCTGACAAACTTTACAGTGCTCATCAAGACCATAAAATTCGTGTCTGGAAAATCTTTAATGATTTCGATCACCATCAAAAGTACACTCGCTTAGCTACTCTCCCGACGCTCGGCGATCGGACGGCCAAGCTTTTGACTCCCAATAATCAGGTCCAAATCCGACGGCACAAGAAATGCACATGGGTTCATCATGTTGATACGGTTTCAGCTCTTGCTCTGTCAAACGATGAGTCACTTCTCTATTCCGTCTCGTGGGATCGGACCCTCAAAATCTGGCGAACTTCCGATTTCAAATGCCTGGAATCCGTCGCCGGAGCTCACGATGACGCAATAAACGCCGTCGCGCTCGCCGGAGACGGTGACGTATACACTGGATCAACGGACAAGAGGATTAAAGTGTGGAGGAAAAACCCAGATGGGAAAAGACATTTTTTGGTCCAAACACTTGAAAAACACAGCTCGGGAATTAATGCCTTGGCTCTCACCGAAGATGGGTCGGTTTTATTTTCCGGCGCCTGTGACAGATCGGTTTTGGTTTGGGAGAAGGAGGAAGGAGGTGGGCTAATGGAGTTGGTAGGTGTGTTGAGAGGCCATTCGAAGGCGATATTGTGTTTGGCTGTGGTGTTGAATTTTGTCTGTAGTGGTTCGGCGGACAAAACGATAAGAATTTGGAAGAAGGCTGTGGCCGGAAATTATGTGTGTTTGAGGGTTTTGGAAGGGCATAACGGTCCGGTCAAGTGTTTGGCGGCGGCGGTTGATCGGTTCAACCCAAACGACAGTTCGTTTATGGTTTATAGTGGTAGTTTGGACTGTGATATTAAGGCTTGGCAGATTTCTGTTCCTCTTGCTTAG
- the LOC101219448 gene encoding uncharacterized protein LOC101219448 — translation MASTVSFSLRTFIKQFSPLPKRTPFSFPIRTSFKRLTVTCNSSRFLHFETLTSRQKDQVHLFVDALLQWNQKMNLTAITEVNEVMERHVEDSLAIIPPIRNLYMSHCSTSPCDDIKLVDVGTGAGLPGLIIAIACPEWQVTLMESMNKRCLFLEHAVGHTGLTNVQVVRGRAENLGHDLSLREKFDVVVARAVAEMRILAEYCLPMVRVGGLFLAAKGHDPLAEVTNAEKAIEMMGASLLQICPVESHSPYGQRTAVVCFKERHTPRKYPRDPGTPAKSPL, via the exons ATGGCAAGCACAGTTTCGTTCTCTTTGAGGACTTTTATCAAACAGTTTTCGCCTCTTCCGAAGCGAACGCCGTTCAGTTTTCCTATCCGGACCAGCTTTAAGCGACTCACCGTCACTTGCAATTCTTCCAGATTTCTTCACTTTGAAACCCTAACTTCCCGCCAAAAAGACCAGGTTCATCTTTTCGTCGACGCTCTTCTTCAGTGGAACCAG AAAATGAATCTTACGGCTATTACGGAAGTAAATGAAGTGATGGAAAGGCACGTCGAGGATTCTCTGGCTATTATACCACCAATTCGGAATCTGTACATGTCGCATTGTTCGACTAGTCCATGCGATGACATTAAACTTGTTGATGTTGGAACGGGGGCCGGGCTTCCAGGATTGATTATAGCTATTGCTTGCCCAG AATGGCAAGTAACGTTGATGGAGTCTATGAATAAGCGGTGTCTTTTCTTGGAGCATGCAGTGGGTCATACCGGTTTGACAAATGTTCAAGTTGTGCGAGGAAGAGCAGAG AATTTGGGACATGATCTTTCCTTACGAGAGAAATTTGATGTAGTAGTGGCTAGAGCTGTCGCAGAAATGAGAATTTTAG CTGAATATTGTCTTCCTATGGTTCGTGTTGGCGGTTTGTTTTTAGCTGCCAAAGGCCACGATCCTCTT GCAGAAGTCACAAATGCAGAAAAGGCAATTGAAATGATGGGTGCCTCCTTGCTGCAAATATGCCCTG TGGAATCACATAGTCCATATGGGCAGCGAACTGCCGttgtttgttttaaagaacGGCACACTCCGAGGAAGTATCCTCGTGATCCAGGTACACCAGCAAAATCCCCATTGTAA
- the LOC101221183 gene encoding U-box domain-containing protein 38: MVGHGNHRLKLSIFHHRSSSDPKPQRPKDCPQEYLCPISKSLMADPVVVSSGQTFERLSVEVCQDLGFSPRLEEDDSRSDFSSVITNRNIRSTILKWCDNNGIEHPQPPSYTSIELVVRQLMQKEEQENRFEVSDSALIRGVADKPTGVAVHATTEVGLRLNRFQLNSPEQTEEVIRESTLLPFKTQPSSYATNSPSSSHGGIDRDSNHRGYSDSYAPNLEEESRLILKFRSNDEFEQREGVISLRKLTKSNESIRASLCTKEFLAALLPLILSRSTNVQINAVASVVNLSLEKANKLKIVRAGFVPPLIDVLDGGNTESQEHAAGALFSLSLDDENKMAIGILGALPVLMNTLRSDSERTRNDSALCLYHLTLNPSNRVKLVKLGAVPILLSLTRIEGCTSRIVLILCNIAVSVDGRSAMLDANAVSCLVGLLKEKEMDSESTRENCVVALYALSQGGFRFRGLAKEAGAVEVLREVEERGSERAREKAKRILQMMRTGGSGSVEIEGVVQHGLDMGGVSWTGRVGTGLNRYSTNTTKF, translated from the coding sequence ATGGTCGGCCATGGCAACCACAGGTTGAAACTCTCCATCTTCCACCACCGATCTTCCTCCGATCCCAAACCTCAACGCCCAAAAGACTGTCCCCAAGAATACCTTTGCCCAATTTCCAAGTCTTTAATGGCCGACCCAGTTGTCGTCTCCTCCGGTCAAACCTTCGAGCGTCTCTCTGTTGAAGTTTGTCAAGACTTGGGGTTTTCCCCCAGGCTTGAAGAAGATGACTCAAGGTCCGATTTCTCCTCTGTTATAACCAACAGGAACATAAGATCTACCATTCTCAAATGGTGCGATAACAACGGAATCGAACATCCCCAACCACCGTCTTACACTTCCATTGAACTCGTTGTTCGTCAATTAATGCAGAAGGAGGAGCAGGAGAATCGATTCGAGGTTTCTGATAGCGCGTTGATTAGGGGCGTCGCTGATAAACCGACGGGAGTTGCGGTTCATGCTACCACCGAAGTTGGGTTGCGACTGAACCGATTTCAACTCAACTCGCCGGAGCAGACTGAGGAGGTCATACGGGAGAGTACTCTCTTGCCTTTCAAAACACAACCATCTAGTTATGCTACCAATTCTCCTTCCTCTTCACATGGAGGCATCGATAGAGATTCCAATCACAGAGGATATTCTGATTCGTATGCCCCAAATTTAGAGGAAGAATCTCGACTCATTTTGAAATTCAGAAGCAACGACGAATTCGAGCAACGAGAAGGAGTGATTTCCCTACGAAAATTAACGAAATCAAACGAATCGATTAGGGCTTCTTTGTGTACAAAAGAATTCCTCGCCGCCTTACTTCCTCTGATTTTATCCCGATCTACAAATGTCCAGATCAACGCAGTAGCTTCCGTCGTGAATCTCTCTCTCGAGAAAGCGAACAAATTGAAGATCGTACGCGCAGGATTTGTTCCGCCATTAATCGACGTTTTAGACGGCGGAAACACCGAATCTCAAGAACACGCTGCCGGCGCTTTGTTCAGTTTATCATTAGACGACGAGAACAAAATGGCGATTGGAATTCTCGGCGCGTTACCGGTGTTGATGAACACGCTCCGATCCGACAGTGAGAGAACGAGGAACGATTCAGCTCTTTGTTTGTATCATTTGACTCTAAACCCCAGCAACCGAGTCAAACTGGTGAAACTCGGTGCCGTTCCAATTCTGCTATCGTTGACGAGAATCGAAGGGTGTACGAGCCGAATAGTACTGATTCTATGTAACATTGCGGTGTCTGTGGACGGGAGATCGGCGATGCTGGATGCGAATGCGGTGAGTTGTTTGGTGGGGTTATTGAAGGAGAAGGAGATGGATTCCGAGTCGACTCGGGAGAATTGTGTGGTGGCGCTTTACGCACTGAGTCAAGGAGGATTCCGATTCAGAGGATTGGCGAAGGAGGCCGGCGCGGTGGAGGTTCTGAGAGAGGTTGAAGAAAGAGGAAGCGAGCGGGCGAGGGAGAAGGCTAAGAGGATCTTGCAGATGATGAGAACCGGTGGGAGCGGCTCGGTCGAGATTGAAGGTGTCGTCCAACATGGTCTTGATATGGGTGGAGTCAGCTGGACCGGTCGGGTTGGTACCGGCTTGAACCGGTACTCTACAAATACCACtaagttttga